Proteins encoded within one genomic window of Microcebus murinus isolate Inina chromosome 8, M.murinus_Inina_mat1.0, whole genome shotgun sequence:
- the SLC16A14 gene encoding monocarboxylate transporter 14, with translation MYTSHEDIGYDFEDDPKDKKTLKPHPNIDRGWAWMMVLSSFFVHILIMGSQMALGVLNVEWLEEFHQSRGLTAWVSSLSMGITLIVGPFIGLFINTCGCRRTAIVGGLVNSLGWVLSAYAANVHYLFITFGVAAGLGSGMAYLPAVVMVGKYFQKRRALAQGLSTTGTGFGTFLMTVLLKYLCAEYGWRNAMFIQGAVSLNLCVCGALMRPLSPQKDGNHPGGKEPRVLPELSAESVKSNGQLGRTEERAGGLGNGDTLCDLQAQECPDQALPRKNLCALRVLKTVSQLTLRVRKGLSEWYSGYFGTASLFTNRMFVAFIFWALFAYSSFVIPFIHLPEIVNLYNLSEQNDVFPLTSIIAIVHIFGKVILGIVADLPCISIWNVFLMANFTLVVSIFILPLMHTYASLAVICALIGFSSGYFSLMPVVTEDLVGIEHLANAYGIIICANGISALLGPPFAGWIYDITQKYDFSFYICGMLYMVGILFLLIQPCIRIIEQSRRKYMDGAHV, from the exons ATGTATACAAGTCATGAAGATATTGGGTATGATTTTGAAGATGACCCCAAAGATAAGAAGACACTTAAGCCCCACCCAAACATTGACCGAGGCTGGGCTTGGATGATGGtcctttcatctttctttgtGCACATCCTCATCATGGGCTCCCAGATGGCCCTGGGGGTCCTCAATGTGGAGTGGCTTGAAGAATTCCACCAGAGCCGCGGCCTCACAGCGTGGGTCAGCTCGCTCAGCATGGGCATCACCTTGATAGTGG GACCTTTCATCGGCTTGTTCATCAACACCTGCGGGTGCCGCCGCACGGCGATCGTGGGAGGGCTGGTCAACTCCCTGGGCTGGGTGCTGAGCGCCTACGCTGCAAACGTGCATTATCTCTTTATTACCTTCGGAGTGGCAGCTG GCCTTGGCAGCGGGATGGCCTACCTGCCGGCCGTGGTCATGGTGGGGAAGTATTTCCAGAAGAGGCGAGCCCTGGCCCAGGGCCTCAGCACCACGGGGACAGGATTTGGCACGTTCCTAATGACCGTGCTGCTCAAGTACCTGTGCGCGGAGTACGGGTGGCGGAATGCGATGTTCATCCAAGGTGCTGTGTCCTTAAACCTGTGTGTTTGTGGGGCGCTCATGAGGCCCCTCTCCCCTCAGAAAGACGGAAACCACCCAGGAGGGAAGGAGCCGAGAGTCCTCCCGGAGCTCTCCGCTGAATCTGTGAAGTCAAACGGACAGCTGGGCAGAACGGAAGAGAGGGCTGGGGGGCTCGGGAACGGGGACACCCTTTGTGACCTGCAAGCCCAGGAGTGCCCAGATCAGGCCCTGCCCAGGAAGAACTTGTGCGCCCTGCGGGTTCTGAAGACCGTCAGCCAGCTGACCTTGAGGGTCAGGAAGGGCCTCTCGGAGTGGTACTCGGGCTATTTCGGGACGGCCTCGCTCTTTACCAATCGAATGTTTGTAGCCTTTATTTTCTGGGCTTTGTTTGCATACAGCAGCTTTGTCATCCCCTTCATTCACCTCCCAGAAATAGTCAATTTGTATAATTTATCAGAGCAGAATGATGTTTTCCCTCTGACTTCAATTATAGCAATAGTCCACATCTTTGGAAAAGTGATCCTGGGCATCGTGGCCGACTTACCTTGCATCAGCATTTGGAATGTCTTCCTGATGGCCAACTTCACCCTGGTCGTCAGCATTTTTATTCTGCCGTTGATGCACACGTACGCCAGCCTGGCCGTCATCTGTGCTCTGATAGGCTTTTCCAGCGGTTATTTCTCCCTAATGCCTGTCGTGACCGAAGACTTGGTTGGCATCGAACACCTGGCCAACGCCTACGGCATCATCATCTGTGCTAATGGCATCTCTGCATTGCTGGGACCACCTTTTGCAG